One stretch of Pradoshia sp. D12 DNA includes these proteins:
- the dnaB gene encoding replicative DNA helicase — protein MNELFTDLVPPQNVEAEQAVLGAIFLVPSSLILASEILIPEDFYRSAHQKIFLVMLKLNDKGKAVDLVTVTEELSATKQLEEVGGVPYLTELASSVPTAANIEYYARIVEEKSVLRRLINTATGIVQDGYSREDEVESLLGEAEKSIMEVASRKNAGAFHNIKDVLVRTYDNIELLHNRVGDVTGIPTGFNDLDHMTAGFQRNDLIIVAARPSVGKTAFALNIAQNVATKTDENVAIFSLEMGAEQLVMRMLCAEGNINAQNLRTGSLTDEDWRKLTLAMGSLSNAGIFIDDTPGVRISEIRSKCRRLKQEHGLGMILIDYLQLIQGNGRSGENRQQEVSEISRSLKALARELEVPVIALSQLSRGVEQRQDKRPMMSDIRESGSIEQDADIVAFLYREDYYDKETENQNVIEIIIAKQRNGPVGTVQLAFVKEYNKFVNLERRFQDDAIPSGA, from the coding sequence ATGAATGAGCTCTTTACTGATTTGGTTCCACCACAAAATGTTGAGGCGGAACAAGCGGTTTTAGGAGCAATTTTTCTTGTGCCTTCCTCTTTAATACTTGCCTCTGAGATTTTGATACCTGAGGATTTTTATAGAAGTGCACACCAAAAAATCTTCCTGGTTATGCTGAAGCTAAACGACAAAGGAAAGGCTGTCGATTTAGTCACAGTAACAGAAGAACTAAGTGCAACAAAGCAGCTTGAAGAGGTAGGGGGAGTTCCCTATTTAACAGAACTGGCGTCATCAGTACCTACCGCGGCCAATATAGAATATTATGCCCGAATTGTTGAAGAAAAGTCCGTTCTTAGAAGATTAATTAATACAGCAACTGGCATTGTACAAGATGGGTATTCACGTGAAGATGAAGTAGAAAGTCTCTTGGGTGAAGCCGAAAAGAGCATTATGGAAGTTGCCTCCCGAAAAAATGCCGGAGCCTTTCACAACATTAAAGATGTTTTAGTTCGGACCTATGACAATATTGAGTTACTTCATAACCGCGTAGGAGATGTAACTGGAATACCTACAGGCTTTAATGACTTGGATCACATGACAGCAGGCTTTCAGCGTAATGATTTAATTATCGTTGCTGCCCGTCCATCTGTTGGTAAAACAGCCTTTGCACTTAATATTGCCCAAAACGTTGCAACAAAAACGGATGAAAATGTTGCGATTTTCAGTTTGGAGATGGGTGCAGAACAATTGGTCATGCGTATGCTTTGCGCAGAAGGTAATATAAATGCTCAAAACCTTAGAACAGGATCTCTGACAGACGAAGATTGGCGCAAATTAACACTGGCAATGGGAAGCTTATCAAATGCAGGTATATTTATAGATGATACTCCGGGTGTCCGAATTAGTGAAATCCGTTCAAAATGCCGTCGTTTAAAGCAAGAACATGGACTTGGCATGATCCTGATTGACTATCTCCAGCTTATTCAGGGAAATGGCAGATCAGGAGAAAACAGACAACAGGAAGTATCAGAAATTTCCCGTTCCCTTAAGGCCTTGGCAAGGGAGCTAGAAGTTCCGGTTATCGCTCTTTCCCAGCTCTCTCGTGGTGTTGAGCAACGTCAGGACAAGCGTCCGATGATGTCTGATATCCGTGAGTCAGGAAGTATTGAGCAAGATGCTGATATTGTAGCCTTCTTATACAGGGAAGATTATTATGATAAAGAAACAGAAAACCAAAATGTTATTGAAATTATCATTGCGAAACAGCGTAATGGCCCGGTTGGAACAGTTCAACTGGCATTTGTGAAGGAATACAATAAGTTTGTTAATTTAGAGAGAAGATTCCAGGATGATGCCATACCTTCTGGAGCATAA
- a CDS encoding adenylosuccinate synthase, which produces MSSVVVVGTQWGDEGKGKITDFLSENAEVIARYQGGNNAGHTIKFNGETYKLHLIPSGIFYKDKISVIGNGMVVDPKALIEELTYLHDRGITTDNLRISNRAHVILPYHLKLDEVEEERKGSNKIGTTKKGIGPAYMDKAARIGIRIADLLDKEVFEEKLTRNLEEKNRMLERFYETEGFTMDDFFEEYYEYGQQIKQYVCDTSVVLNDALDEGRRVLFEGAQGVMLDIDQGTYPFVTSSNPVAGGVTIGSGVGPSKINHVVGVCKAYTTRVGDGPFPTELDNEIGNQIREVGREYGTTTGRPRRVGWFDSVVVRHARRVSGITDLSLNSIDVLTGIETLKICVAYRHDGKVLEEFPASLKILAECEPIYEELPGWTEDITGVKTLSELPANARTYLERVSQLTGIPLSIFSVGPDRNQTNILRNPYGI; this is translated from the coding sequence ATGTCTTCAGTCGTAGTAGTAGGTACACAATGGGGAGACGAAGGTAAAGGAAAGATTACAGATTTCCTTTCAGAAAACGCAGAAGTAATTGCCAGATATCAAGGTGGAAATAATGCGGGACATACAATAAAATTTAATGGTGAAACATATAAGCTTCATTTGATTCCCTCAGGCATATTCTATAAGGATAAGATATCGGTAATTGGAAATGGTATGGTCGTTGACCCTAAAGCACTTATTGAGGAGCTTACTTATCTGCACGATCGTGGGATTACCACAGATAATTTACGTATCAGCAATAGAGCCCATGTGATTCTTCCTTATCATCTGAAACTTGATGAAGTAGAGGAAGAGAGAAAAGGGAGTAATAAAATAGGTACTACTAAAAAGGGAATTGGCCCGGCTTATATGGATAAAGCAGCCCGTATAGGTATCAGGATTGCCGATTTATTAGATAAAGAAGTATTTGAAGAGAAGTTAACAAGAAACTTGGAAGAGAAAAACCGTATGCTGGAACGTTTTTATGAAACTGAAGGCTTTACGATGGATGATTTCTTTGAAGAATATTATGAATATGGACAGCAAATTAAACAATATGTGTGTGATACCTCTGTTGTTTTAAATGACGCCTTGGATGAAGGACGCCGTGTTTTATTTGAAGGAGCACAAGGGGTAATGCTTGATATCGATCAGGGAACATACCCATTCGTTACATCCTCCAACCCAGTTGCGGGCGGCGTGACAATCGGTTCCGGAGTTGGACCATCAAAAATCAATCATGTAGTGGGTGTATGTAAAGCCTACACGACACGTGTTGGAGATGGACCATTCCCTACCGAACTTGATAACGAAATTGGTAATCAAATTCGTGAGGTAGGAAGAGAATATGGTACTACTACGGGACGTCCGCGAAGGGTAGGTTGGTTCGATAGCGTCGTTGTCCGCCATGCGCGCCGCGTTAGTGGAATCACTGATCTTTCTCTTAACTCTATCGATGTTTTAACAGGTATTGAAACATTAAAAATCTGTGTTGCTTATCGACACGATGGAAAAGTATTGGAGGAGTTCCCGGCGAGTCTGAAAATATTGGCTGAATGTGAACCAATCTATGAAGAACTGCCAGGCTGGACAGAAGATATCACGGGTGTGAAAACATTGTCTGAACTGCCTGCAAATGCACGTACTTATCTAGAAAGAGTATCTCAGTTAACAGGTATT